From Sphingorhabdus sp. SMR4y:
CGATCAAGCAACAGCCGGGCATCATCGGTAGCCGCTCCGATAAATTCACTGACCTGTGTCGGCGTTGCCACGCGAAAGCCGGCGTCTCCGGATTGCCGGGTCCCAAGCAGCTCCCCTGCCCCGCGCAACCGGAGGTCTTCCTCTGCGATCCGGAAGCCGTCATTGGTTTCCCGCATCAGGCTTAGTCGGGCGCGCGCCGTTTCGCTCAGCGTATCGCCGCGAATCAGCAGGCAATTCGATTTGACACTACCCCGTCCGACGCGACCGCGAAGCTGGTGCAACTGCGCGAGCCCGAAACGGTCAGCCGCTTCGATGATCATCAGGCTGGCATTGGGCACATCAACGCCCACTTCGATCACAGTGGTAGCCACCAGAACCTTGATCTCGTTGCGCTGAAAGCGCTCCATCACCAGATCTTTCTCGGGGCCCTTCATCCGGCCGTGAACAAGGCCGATCTGGTCCCCGAACCGCGTTTTCAAAGCAGCAGCCCGGTCTTCAGCCGCAGCAAGATCGCTTTTCTCACTTTCGTCAATCAGGGGGCAGACCCAATAGGCCTGGCCGCCCGAGCCGATGTGGCGGGCCAGCCCTTCGACGACGTCCGGCAAGCGTCCGGCAGAAATAACGCTGGTATCGATTGCCTGCCGCCCCGGGGGCAGTTCATCGATACGGGAGACATCCATTTCACCGAATTGACTGAGTGTCAGCGTGCGGGGAATGGGCGTTGCCGTCATCGCCAGCAGATGCGGCGTTCTGTCCGCTTTCTGGGTCAGCAGCAGGCGTTGGGAAACGCCGAATTTATGCTGTTCGTCAATCACCGCGACAGCCAGGTTCTTATAGTTCACATGCTCCTGAAATATCGCATGGGTGCCGACCAATATATGGATGGAGCCGTCCATCAGCCCCATCAGGGTCGCCTCGCGTGTCTTGCCCTTGTCACGGCCGGTAAGGATCGCAATGTTGACCGGAAGGCCGGCCAGAATCTTTTGCAGGCTCTCGAAATGCTGCCGCGCCAATATTTCGGTCGGGGCGAGAAAAGCGCCCTGAAAGCCGGCTTCCACCGTCGACAGCAGCGCCATCAGCGCAACCAGCGTCTTGCCGGAACCGACATCGCCCTGCAGCAATCGGAGCATTGGAGCGGTTTGTGCGAGATCTCCCTCAATCTCTGCAATGCAACGTTTCTGGGCATTGGTCAGTTCGAACGGCAATTGCAGCTGGTCACGAAGCCTGCCGTTTCCCTTGATCGGCATGCCTTTTTTGGCGCGGTTGTTCGCCCGCACCAGCATGAAGGCCAGCTGGTTGGCAAATATCTCGTCATAGGCAAGCCGGTCGCTATTCGCTTCGCGTTCCATCCGGTGGAGAGCTTGAATTTCATGCTTCCAATTCTTCCAGTCTTTCGCCGCCAGCTGGCTCGGCTCGATCCATTCCGGCAGGTCCGGGACCTGCAACAGCGCCTGTTCGACCAGCTGTTTCATCCGGACATTGCCCAGCCCCTCGGCCAATGGATAAATCGGTTCGACAAGCGCAATGGCGCTTTCCTGCCCCGGCTCCAGTATCTGATCGGGATGTACCATCTGGAGCTCGTCCCCGTAGCGTTCCAGCTTGCCGGAAATCACCTTGGGCTCGCCCAGCGGCAGCAATTTTTTCGGCCAGCCCGGATTTCTCCCGAAAAAAGTCAGGCTGATATAATTGCCCCGCTTGTCCGTCGCATGAACCCGCAATGGACTGCGGGGGCCACCGGTGCGATAGTCGACCGGCGTAAC
This genomic window contains:
- the recG gene encoding ATP-dependent DNA helicase RecG, producing the protein MRPEILNPLFGETQSLKGVGKALAKPLEKLRLTRIKDLLYHKPSYWMHRKHVDELDEVDVGETIVIEVTPVDYRTGGPRSPLRVHATDKRGNYISLTFFGRNPGWPKKLLPLGEPKVISGKLERYGDELQMVHPDQILEPGQESAIALVEPIYPLAEGLGNVRMKQLVEQALLQVPDLPEWIEPSQLAAKDWKNWKHEIQALHRMEREANSDRLAYDEIFANQLAFMLVRANNRAKKGMPIKGNGRLRDQLQLPFELTNAQKRCIAEIEGDLAQTAPMLRLLQGDVGSGKTLVALMALLSTVEAGFQGAFLAPTEILARQHFESLQKILAGLPVNIAILTGRDKGKTREATLMGLMDGSIHILVGTHAIFQEHVNYKNLAVAVIDEQHKFGVSQRLLLTQKADRTPHLLAMTATPIPRTLTLSQFGEMDVSRIDELPPGRQAIDTSVISAGRLPDVVEGLARHIGSGGQAYWVCPLIDESEKSDLAAAEDRAAALKTRFGDQIGLVHGRMKGPEKDLVMERFQRNEIKVLVATTVIEVGVDVPNASLMIIEAADRFGLAQLHQLRGRVGRGSVKSNCLLIRGDTLSETARARLSLMRETNDGFRIAEEDLRLRGAGELLGTRQSGDAGFRVATPTQVSEFIGAATDDARLLLDRDGGLASERGQAARIALYLFERDWGVSLLRSG